The Candidatus Nitrosymbiomonas proteolyticus genome has a segment encoding these proteins:
- a CDS encoding excinuclease ABC subunit A yields MAILIGRVPTQVGQAHSRVDRRVLHRPVDQGNTMIVIEHNLDVIKTADWVIDLGPEGGNGGGKVVAMGTPEEVAEVEGSWTGRYLRGVLANPRTEC; encoded by the coding sequence ATGGCCATTCTGATCGGTAGGGTTCCCACTCAAGTGGGTCAGGCTCATAGTCGGGTGGATCGCCGGGTGCTGCACCGCCCAGTGGACCAGGGCAACACGATGATCGTGATCGAGCACAACCTGGATGTCATCAAAACCGCCGACTGGGTCATTGATTTGGGGCCCGAAGGGGGGAACGGAGGCGGGAAAGTGGTCGCTATGGGCACGCCGGAGGAAGTGGCGGAGGTCGAAGGAAGCTGGACGGGGAGGTATTTGAGGGGGGTGTTGGCAAATCCCCGGACAGAGTGCTAA
- a CDS encoding site-specific DNA-methyltransferase, with translation MVTRYPVVQPQEPATVHEPQLTLELREARLSDPAFMGNRGVPIHGWVPWIAGFSSAFVHDCIRTYLPSDGRRRTILDPFAGVGTTLVSARLDGHRSVGFEINPYAVLASRAKLEAMSIDASQLYLTLAKYADHSVNGGKFGRGKAPSEFATRIPFFSPDVERQVHGFLAFLSTIEDEAISDLFKLAFGAVMVRFSNYTYEPSLCSRPGAGKALIENAPVHEMLLNKLRSMADDVAELQNCVSESARRADWQVHPTSFMRAGEVLPNTSIDLVVTSPPYMNNYHYVRSTRPQLFWLELVTSRGDLRALEEENVGKYWQTVRQREPISLSFDDAEASTLLDSMRQTRVEKGPYGGPGWANYVASYLNDTYRFLEVLSKTLATNGTTVIVIGNSIIQGHEVKVDEFTVKIARGLGFDHVNTIELRNKRVGASITKSTVRRGSESNARLYECAVVLRRGQR, from the coding sequence ATGGTCACCAGATACCCGGTCGTTCAACCGCAGGAGCCAGCAACGGTACACGAGCCGCAATTGACTCTGGAGCTCAGGGAAGCTCGACTCTCCGATCCGGCATTCATGGGAAACCGGGGCGTGCCGATCCACGGTTGGGTGCCTTGGATCGCTGGGTTCTCCTCGGCTTTCGTTCACGATTGCATTCGTACCTATCTCCCCAGCGACGGCAGGCGACGGACCATCCTGGACCCGTTTGCCGGGGTTGGCACGACGCTTGTCTCGGCTCGCCTGGACGGTCATCGCTCCGTCGGATTTGAGATCAATCCGTATGCGGTCCTTGCGAGTCGTGCGAAGCTGGAAGCGATGTCGATTGATGCCTCCCAGCTGTATCTGACGCTGGCGAAGTACGCCGATCATAGCGTCAACGGAGGGAAGTTTGGGCGCGGCAAAGCGCCGTCAGAATTCGCGACGCGCATCCCGTTTTTTAGTCCAGATGTTGAGCGACAGGTTCACGGCTTCCTTGCCTTCCTCTCCACCATTGAAGACGAGGCCATATCTGATCTCTTCAAGCTTGCCTTCGGCGCGGTCATGGTTCGGTTCTCGAACTACACCTACGAGCCCAGCCTCTGTTCGAGGCCAGGTGCCGGGAAAGCTCTGATCGAGAATGCGCCAGTACATGAAATGCTTCTCAACAAACTGAGAAGCATGGCCGACGACGTAGCGGAGCTCCAGAATTGCGTATCCGAGTCGGCGCGAAGGGCAGACTGGCAGGTGCATCCGACGAGCTTCATGCGAGCTGGGGAAGTGTTGCCGAACACTTCGATCGACCTCGTGGTTACCTCGCCTCCGTACATGAACAACTACCATTACGTTCGGAGTACCCGGCCTCAGCTTTTCTGGCTCGAACTTGTCACTTCTCGCGGGGACCTACGCGCACTTGAGGAGGAGAACGTTGGGAAGTACTGGCAAACTGTCAGACAGCGCGAACCAATCTCCCTCTCGTTCGACGACGCGGAGGCCAGCACGTTGCTTGATTCCATGCGCCAAACGCGCGTTGAAAAGGGGCCGTATGGTGGACCCGGCTGGGCCAATTACGTCGCCAGTTATCTGAACGACACCTACCGTTTTTTGGAGGTTCTGAGCAAGACCCTCGCGACAAACGGCACGACGGTCATTGTCATCGGAAACTCAATCATCCAAGGTCACGAAGTCAAGGTGGACGAATTCACAGTCAAGATCGCGCGAGGACTAGGCTTCGACCACGTCAACACGATCGAACTTCGCAACAAGCGCGTCGGCGCGAGCATTACGAAGTCTACAGTTCGAAGGGGAAGCGAGTCGAACGCCCGGCTCTATGAGTGCGCCGTCGTATTGCGGCGAGGACAGAGATAG
- a CDS encoding GIY-YIG nuclease family protein, partial — translation MKRISDRPKLQKSRVSFKAVQVLVFTAMDLETALIKHYKRAGQVPSWNGSGFGSNDPGRNREKTNVKPEGFDATFPISIDFETSVLPPGSYSASQALALVKESLSYTFRYERPHSDLDSSEVTVTETPMTVREILRLLLSSLPAGWQATLFPSHVILYKESQTYEYGARI, via the coding sequence TTGAAGCGAATTTCGGATCGGCCGAAGCTTCAAAAGAGCCGAGTGAGCTTCAAGGCCGTCCAAGTTCTTGTTTTCACGGCGATGGACTTGGAAACTGCGCTGATCAAGCATTACAAGCGAGCTGGCCAGGTCCCTTCATGGAATGGAAGCGGGTTCGGATCGAATGATCCTGGCAGGAATCGCGAGAAGACAAACGTCAAGCCCGAGGGATTCGACGCGACGTTTCCCATCAGTATCGACTTTGAAACGAGCGTTTTGCCGCCGGGGAGCTATTCCGCGTCTCAGGCTCTCGCCTTGGTTAAGGAGTCTCTCTCGTACACCTTTCGATACGAGCGGCCGCATTCTGACCTGGATTCCTCAGAAGTGACCGTTACCGAAACCCCAATGACCGTTCGCGAGATATTGCGCTTGCTCCTCTCTTCCCTGCCAGCCGGATGGCAAGCAACGCTGTTTCCCAGCCACGTGATTCTGTACAAAGAGAGCCAGACCTATGAATATGGGGCGCGGATTTGA
- a CDS encoding GIY-YIG nuclease family protein produces MPEHLFPGNSAIQGFVSFEFDLPGALLEQLVKVLDRMGDGLLSADQLSLIPDAQGVYQLFLDGELVYIGRPTPKLVCEGAFLAT; encoded by the coding sequence GTGCCCGAGCACCTATTTCCAGGTAACAGCGCGATTCAGGGGTTCGTTTCGTTTGAATTCGATCTGCCCGGTGCCTTGCTTGAGCAGCTTGTGAAGGTCCTCGACAGAATGGGGGATGGCCTGCTCTCGGCGGATCAGCTTTCGCTCATCCCCGATGCGCAAGGTGTCTATCAGCTCTTCTTGGACGGGGAACTCGTTTACATTGGAAGACCGACGCCGAAGCTGGTCTGCGAAGGCGCCTTTCTCGCCACTTGA
- a CDS encoding hypothetical conserved protein yields the protein MINRKKHAFTLVEVLVSIGIIVILAALIMSAALKSVDSAKSTVCISNLRQIYAAMMVYREDNGEYPLDCQGWPGFAPYLGGTALHCPVGGAGGTHSRNCDYIMHMWWPDEIPGVPEKKECQTIRGPEWPAVIDSNHASTLNAAKSGNPFFLLIRVDGQVSRVPLQRLLDFIKLGAVKDSRWPCPKADGFSNL from the coding sequence ATGATCAATCGCAAAAAGCACGCCTTCACACTTGTGGAGGTGCTTGTTTCGATCGGCATTATCGTTATCCTTGCTGCGCTGATTATGAGCGCCGCGCTGAAGTCTGTTGATTCAGCAAAGTCGACAGTTTGTATCTCAAACCTGCGCCAGATTTATGCTGCGATGATGGTCTATCGAGAGGACAATGGAGAGTATCCGCTCGACTGCCAAGGTTGGCCCGGATTCGCCCCATACCTCGGAGGTACTGCCTTGCACTGTCCGGTCGGCGGCGCAGGAGGGACACACAGTCGGAACTGCGACTATATCATGCACATGTGGTGGCCGGATGAGATTCCTGGCGTTCCCGAGAAAAAAGAGTGCCAGACCATTCGTGGCCCAGAGTGGCCCGCGGTCATAGACAGCAATCATGCTTCAACGTTGAACGCGGCGAAAAGCGGAAATCCGTTTTTCCTTCTCATCCGAGTGGACGGCCAAGTTTCTCGAGTACCACTTCAGCGGTTGCTCGATTTTATCAAGTTGGGCGCCGTCAAGGACTCTCGTTGGCCGTGCCCTAAAGCAGACGGTTTCAGCAATCTGTAA
- a CDS encoding excinuclease ABC subunit A: protein MSDSSSNGWIVLRGASGNNLRSIDVAIPRGLFTCVTGVSGSGKSTLVQDTLFPRLMYEVYGTRTTWAAHESLEGFEGIDKVIDIDQSPIGRTPRSNPATYTGTFDMVRELFAMTPDAKIRGYKNGRFSFNVKGGRCEACKGDGIIKIEMHFLPDVYVPCEVCKGRRYNRETLEVRYKGKNIADVLAMTVEEGEEFFSAIPKIHRKMATLLDVGLGYIKLGQPATTLSGGEAQRVKLAEELSKRSTGRTLYILDEPTTGLHFEDVRRLLAVLHRLVDQGNTMIVIEHNLDVIKTADWVIDLGPEGGTGGGKVVAMGTPEDVAKVEGSWTGRYLRGVLARQ from the coding sequence ATGTCGGACTCCTCGTCCAACGGCTGGATTGTGCTTCGCGGAGCCTCAGGCAATAACCTGAGATCCATCGACGTCGCCATCCCTCGCGGCCTCTTCACCTGCGTCACCGGCGTCTCCGGCTCCGGCAAATCCACCCTCGTCCAGGACACCCTCTTCCCCCGACTCATGTACGAGGTCTACGGCACCCGCACCACCTGGGCCGCGCACGAATCGCTCGAAGGATTCGAAGGCATCGACAAGGTCATCGACATCGACCAGTCCCCCATCGGGCGAACCCCCCGCAGCAACCCGGCCACCTACACCGGCACCTTCGACATGGTCCGCGAGCTGTTCGCCATGACCCCCGACGCCAAGATCCGAGGCTACAAGAACGGCCGCTTCAGCTTCAACGTCAAGGGCGGGCGGTGCGAGGCGTGCAAGGGCGACGGCATCATCAAGATCGAGATGCACTTCCTGCCGGACGTCTACGTGCCGTGCGAGGTCTGCAAGGGCCGGCGCTACAACCGCGAGACGCTGGAGGTGCGCTACAAGGGCAAGAACATCGCCGACGTGCTGGCGATGACGGTCGAGGAGGGCGAGGAGTTCTTCAGCGCGATCCCGAAGATCCACCGCAAGATGGCGACGCTGCTGGACGTGGGGCTGGGCTACATCAAGCTGGGCCAGCCGGCGACCACGCTCTCGGGCGGCGAGGCGCAAAGGGTGAAGCTCGCGGAGGAGCTCTCGAAGCGCTCGACCGGAAGGACGCTCTACATCCTCGACGAGCCGACGACGGGCTTGCATTTCGAGGACGTGCGGCGCCTGCTCGCCGTGCTGCACCGGCTGGTGGACCAGGGGAACACGATGATCGTCATCGAGCACAACCTGGACGTGATCAAAACGGCGGACTGGGTGATCGACCTCGGCCCTGAGGGCGGCACCGGCGGCGGCAAGGTGGTGGCGATGGGGACGCCGGAAGACGTGGCGAAAGTCGAAGGGAGTTGGACGGGGAGGTATCTGAGGGGCGTGTTGGCACGGCAGTAA
- a CDS encoding excinuclease ABC subunit A codes for MRLAPARRPTVSDTSHGWLVLRGASGNNLRRIDVAIPRGLFTCVTGVSGSGKSTLVQDTLFPRLMYEVYGTRTTWAAHESLEGFEGIDKIIDIDQSPIGRTPRSNPATYTGTFDMIRELFAMTPDAKMRGYKNGRFSFNVKGGRCEACKGDGIIKIEMHFLPDVYVPCEVCKGRRKSTGCADP; via the coding sequence ATGCGTCTCGCCCCCGCACGGAGGCCGACCGTGAGTGACACGTCCCACGGATGGCTGGTTCTCAGAGGCGCAAGCGGCAACAACCTGAGGAGGATCGACGTCGCCATCCCCCGAGGCCTCTTCACCTGCGTCACCGGCGTCTCCGGCAGCGGCAAATCCACCCTCGTCCAGGACACCCTCTTCCCCCGACTCATGTACGAGGTCTACGGCACCCGCACCACCTGGGCCGCGCACGAATCGCTCGAGGGCTTCGAGGGCATCGACAAGATCATCGACATCGACCAGTCCCCCATCGGGCGCACCCCAAGGTCCAACCCCGCCACCTACACCGGCACCTTCGACATGATCCGCGAGCTCTTCGCCATGACCCCCGACGCCAAAATGCGCGGCTATAAGAACGGCCGCTTCAGCTTCAACGTCAAGGGCGGGCGGTGCGAGGCGTGCAAGGGCGACGGCATCATCAAGATCGAGATGCACTTCCTGCCGGACGTCTACGTGCCGTGCGAGGTCTGCAAGGGCCGGCGCAAATCAACGGGTTGCGCCGACCCATAA